The Pseudoliparis swirei isolate HS2019 ecotype Mariana Trench chromosome 1, NWPU_hadal_v1, whole genome shotgun sequence genome has a window encoding:
- the LOC130197167 gene encoding F-box/LRR-repeat protein 6-like translates to MDSPEAVASTHSERREDTAPSTSNTSGQGEDGPTKPRKASLKRTNSKPTNAKAKKPKKARASRPAQLGYTVHQGEDMLLVISSSTSQYAGSAWKPPKKGGKKKKLKGKAKPIKKTKTQRTTTTPKLANKPVAKETEDTRLFVPQKATDHRWGESLPEEVLISIFQMVVVQDGAVPFLCRVGRVCRLWNAAASSPVLWRKVTVGHCWIAPGKSQPPKTEKKIQDTFNWLAQNRFSQLRDFSLCHWSKNVSYAVEVVSQFCPHLRSLKLSYCTGLTATAFHTLALHGRSLQSMNLQYSEFQVEGLLEYLENHGGQIKQILFTHGLKNDRLLTAITKGNCPDLEFLEVNTKLDSKDCELPICIQALQMACPKLKTFRMLNVRPLHKTMRNGADSPSGFPLLEELCIATTSYSYMTDKDLWDILFGSTRLRVLDLRGCSRITPSGLTTLPCLELECLFWGQYFSSNVGLPSPKKGLHMLTEKWSRTLQQLDIANQLFAEEDLEMAMSHLAHGTEADTLRSLNLSGTRITPPALRPVVGQMTALSYLNLSSCRYLPRGLKRIYRGHEDVRQLLDKLE, encoded by the exons ATGGACTCCCCAGAAGCGGTGGCTTCAACCCACAGTGAAAGAAGAGAAGACACAGCGCCAAGCACATCAAATACATCTGGTCAAGGAGAAGATGGACCAACGAAGCCAAGGAAGGCATCGTTGAAGAGGACCAATAGTAAGCCTACAAATGCAAAAGCCAAGAAGCCTAAAAAGGCCAGAGCCTCCAGGCCTGCCCAGCTCGGCTACACTGTCCATCAAGGGGAAGACATGCTTCTCGTCATATCGAGTTCTACTTCTCAGTACGCTGGTTCAGCCTGGAAACCCCCAAAGAAGGGaggcaaaaagaagaagctaAAGGGAAAAGCAAAACCGATaaagaagacaaagacacaacgcACTACTACAACGCCTAAACTGGCGAATAAGCCAGTTGCaaaggaaacagaggacactCGTTTGTTTGTGCCACAGAAAGCTACAGACCACAGGTGGGGTGAGAGTCTTCCTGAGGAGGTGCTCATCAGTATTTTTCAGATGGTGGTCGTCCAAGATGGTGCTGTACCATTTCTCTGCAG GGTGGGCAGAGTGTGTCGCCTGTGGAACGCGGCGGCCTCCAGTCCCGTGCTGTGGCGTAAAGTGACTGTCGGTCACTGCTGGATCGCCCCGGGGAAGTCCCAGCCCCCTAAAACTGAGAAGAAGATTCAAGACACTTTCAACTGGCTGGCACAGAACAG GTTCTCTCAGCTCCGAgacttctctctctgtcactggTCAAAGAACGTCTCCTATGCAGTCGAG GTTGTGTCTCAGTTCTGCCCTCACCTGCGCTCCCTGAAGCTCTCGTACTGTACGGGCCTGACGGCGACAGCCTTCCACACACTCGCTCTGCACGGCCGGTCTCTGCAAAGCATGAATCTCCAGTATTCAGAG TTCCAGGTTGAGGGACTGCTGGAGTACCTCGAAAATCATGGAGGCCAGATCAAGCAAATTTTGTTCACTCATGGACTAAAGAATGACAGACTTCTGACTGCCATCacc AAGGGAAACTGTCCTGATTTGGAGTTCCTGGAGGTCAACACGAAGCTCGACAGTAAAGATTGTGAACTTCCCATTTGCATCCAGGCACTTCAGATGGCATGCCCTAAACTCAAG ACCTTCCGGATGCTGAATGTCAGACCTCTGCACAAGACGATGCGTAATGGCGCTGACTCGCCGTCGGGCTTCCCGTTGCTGGAGGAGCTGTGCATCGCAACAACCTCCTATTCATACATGACCGACAAAGACTTGTGGGACATCCTCTTTGGCTCCACCAGGCTGCGGGTGTTGGACCTGCGAGGCTGTTCTCGAATCACACCATCCGGTCTCACCACACTGCCCTGTCTCG AGCTTGAGTGTCTGTTCTGGGGTCAGTACTTCAGCAGCAATGTCGGGTTGCCATCACCGAAGAAGGGGCTTCACATGTTGACCGAGAAGTGGAGTCGCACGCTGCAACAGCTCGACATCGCAAACCAGCTCTTCGCCGAGGAGGACTTGGAGATGGCGATGAGTCACCTCGCTCACGGCACAGAGGCAGATACTCTTCGCTCACTAAACCTGAGTGGGACCAGGATCACACCGCCGGCCCTCAG GCCGGTCGTCGGCCAAATGACTGCTCTCAGCTACCTCAACCTTTCATCCTGCCGTTATCTTCCACGAGGACTGAAGAGAATTTATCGTGGCCACGAGGACGTTCGCCAGCTGCTCGACAAATTGGAGTAG
- the LOC130195053 gene encoding uncharacterized protein LOC130195053, producing the protein MEEGQHVSLCGKASLPEDNLRDEYFWKLVADFIGPQLGEGLELEKAPCKNRLLIQVGLMREDNNFPWIAILNWLMKIFPSHHSADFRRLIESGIATTLSLGSDARLAFLESYANFNFVGPICDSIGVERQHLLEMRDFSAQAQWVEVTNGLILELSNFVTRERIAPVVLVTWLRNFNPEFCEDGDIKKAYKVLRSKIKKLKLHYRNSETRSRRRNAAMEHLRQSHFELVRRKTAKLIVKKRMKREGTREYEKVTVKEEYESDEITQDDDFEVNGERVRKVVVKDDSDESNSEEETTSGEKQESLNLLDIAMVSVQKLSRMYGAKNETCGQVCLDLLKNQYALTCKEHPAMAEFEKKLDAVCEEVSLVYPVVFLNYNANFLVAMHDAVERQVANFEKEIVLSTGEELGRDKLPKFRDFVNLSESATSRYIHMACDVVRPAGVPGAPDYRSHWVAFCEEKQNPSRLSVNQSNEFTGYFESAAGLVHHHREMAPFFSDLLSMDNDECPNVILECVAADASDPAIQSLVCVLAVVYCKILGPYWQLLRSGAEYSRFSHYMLRLYQKFLDWSKDPSTLLEPEGAADVFQQFPSQEKTYDGVFQFCGQWPTNRELIRACLKKTVKVIATVTEEHLKDFLPGGMFSTVPSPELSLRLVSCTFSVLMAEYPSSRPQPDDRKKFSKRKNPGSSQEDGGPSGSSAGSSDDSCAWRAKHGTDQRDEPGPSMKSVKKEKEPEEENMDRDYIVATVNRNGGPCKSQQEVDKMMLRFDGNTRAEKREAVRCEVLYQKMVLNNTDPNLDCVFSNVTKMVIKLKISLPRLKPGYSLVWAPRKIQMKPVLQDMPDAAVSESGGT; encoded by the exons ATGGAGGAGGGCCAACATGTCTCGCTTTGTGGTAAAGCGTCATTACCTGAAGATAATCTGA gAGACGAGTACTTCTGGAAGCTTGTTGCGGACTTCATCGGTCCTCAATTGGGAGAAGGGCTCGAGCTGGAAAAGGCACCATGCAAGAACAGACTTTTAATTCAAGTAGGACTCATGAGAGAGGACAATAACTTCCCCTGGATCGCCATTCTCAATTGGCTCATGAAAATCTTCCCCAGCCATCACTCGGCTGACTTTCGCCGTTTGATTGAAAGCGGCATCGCAACGACGTTGAGCCTCGGGAGTGACGCGAGGCTGGCCTTCCTCGAATCGTACGCCAACTTTAACTTTGTCGGCCCGATATGCGACAGCATCGGAGTCGAGCGGCAGCATCTTCTAGAAATGAGGGATTTTTCGGCCCAAGCGCAGTGGGTCGAGGTCACCAACGGCTTGATTCTCGAGTTGAGCAACTTTGTCACCAGGGAGAGAATCGCGCCGGTTGTTTTAGTCACGTGGCTTCGGAATTTCAACCCTGAGTTCTGCGAGGATGGGGACATTAAAAAAGCGTATAAAGTCCTCAGGTCCAAGATAAAAAAGTTGAAACTGCATTACCGCAACTCTGAGACGAGGAGTCGCAGGAGGAACGCGGCGATGGAACATCTGCGCCAGAGCCACTTTGAACTGGTGCGGAGAAAGACGGCGAAATTGATCGTGAAGAAACGCATGAAAcgagagggaaccagagagtacGAAAAAGTTACCGTCAAGGAGGAATACGAGAGCGATGAAATCACGCAGGACGACGATTTCGAGGTGAACGGAGAGCGTGTGAGGAAAGTGGTCGTAAAAGACGATTCGGACGAATCCAACAGCGAAGAAGAAACGACCTCGGGTGAAAAGCAAGAGTCGCTGAACCTGCTCGACATCGCCATGGTGTCGGTCCAGAAGCTGTCGCGCATGTACGGCGCGAAGAACGAAACGTGCGGCCAGGTTTGCTTGGACCTCCTCAAAAATCAGTACGCCCTGACGTGCAAGGAGCATCCGGCCATGGCGGAGTTCGAGAAGAAACTCGACGCCGTCTGCGAGGAAGTGTCGCTCGTTTACCCCGTGGTGTTTTTAAACTACAACGCCAATTTCCTCGTCGCAATGCACGACGCCGTGGAGCGGCAGGTCGCGAACTTCGAGAAAGAGATCGTCCTGTCGACGGGGGAGGAGCTCGGCCGCGACAAGCTCCCCAAATTCAGGGACTTTGTGAATCTGTCCGAAAGCGCCACGTCGCGCTACATCCACATGGCTTGCGACGTGGTGAGGCCCGCCGGCGTCCCCGGCGCGCCGGACTACAGGAGTCACTGGGTCGCCTTCTGCGAGGAAAAGCAAAACCCCTCCAGGCTTTCAGTGAATCAGTCGAATGAATTCACCGGCTACTTTGAATCGGCGGCGGGTCTCGTCCACCACCACAGAGAGATGGCGCCCTTCTTCTCCGATTTGCTGTCGATGGACAACGACGAGTGCCCCAACGTGATTCTGGAGTGCGTCGCCGCCGACGCCTCCGACCCCGCCATCCAGAGCCTCGTGTGCGTCCTGGCCGTCGTCTATTGCAAAATCCTCGGCCCGTACTGGCAGCTGCTGAGAAGCGGAGCCGAGTACTCTCGGTTCAGCCACTACATGCTGCGCCTCTACCAAAAGTTCCTCGACTGGTCCAAAGATCCGTCGACGCTGCTGGAACCCGAAGGGGCCGCGGACGTGTTCCAGCAGTTCCCGTCGCAGGAGAAAACCTACGACGGAGTGTTCCAGTTCTGCGGCCAGTGGCCCACCAACAGGGAGCTCATCAGAGCGTGCCTGAAGAAGACGGTGAAGGTGATTGCGACCGTCACCGAGGAACACCTCAAGGATTTCCTGCCCGGGGGAATGTTCTCCACCGTCCCGTCGCCAGAGCTGAGTTTGCGTCTGGTGAGTTGCACGTTCTCCGTGCTGATGGCGGAGTATCCGTCCAGCCGGCCGCAGCCCGACGACAGAAAAAAGTTCTCCAAGCGCAAGAACCCGGGAAGCTCTCAGGAAGACGGCGGACCATCCGGTTCGTCCGCCGGCAGCTCCGATGATTCTTGCGCTTGGCGGGCGAAACACGGGACCGACCAGCGGGACGAGCCCGGTCCGTCGATGAAGAGCgtcaagaaagaaaaggaacccGAAGAGGAGAACATGGACAGGGACTACATAGTCGCCACGGTGAACAGAAACGGGGGGCCGTGTAAGTCGCAGCAGGAAGTCGACAAGATGATGCTGCGCTTTGACGGCAACACCCGAGCCGAGAAACGGGAAGCGGTCCGTTGTGAGGTCTTGTACCAGAAGATGGTTCTGAACAACACGGACCCGAACTTGGACTGCGTCTTCAGCAACGTCACGAAAATGGTGATCAAGCTGAAGATCTCACTTCCCCGTTTGAAGCCCGGCTACTCTCTCGTTTGGGCGCCCAGAAAGATCCAAATGAAGCCGGTGCTCCAGGACATGCCGGATGCTGCAGTGAGTGAAAGTGGAGGAACATGA
- the slc52a2 gene encoding solute carrier family 52, riboflavin transporter, member 2, with amino-acid sequence MSGSWWSSAAVTHGLVALFAMGSWISVNSLWVELPVIVNVLPEGWNLPAYLSVLIAFGNVGPIAVTVTHHCAPGRLNERLVIHCVQALAIVASALLAVFWSHTVAIAGGERSLLFLLFAFVLSTVCCTSNVTFLPFMFSYPSQYIRTFFIGQGLSALFPCIVALGQGVGKLQCPTVNGTVRPEYLKENFPAQNFFWFLCVMLCVSALSFQALMRRRTKSPENAPRQEAGDAAKGGEEAHPLHNGGTTASEERPQAFWTRRNVYLLALLAVSNALTNGVLPSVQSFSCLPYGPVAFHLSVVLGNIANPLACFLAMFVVLRSYTGLGLLFSAGGVFAAYLMALAVLSPCPPLLGSSAGVALVVVSGIVFTGLYSYMKVVIGTLLHEAGHAALLWCGISIQAGSLIGALAMFPLVNVYPVFKRAQECVNNCTRT; translated from the exons ATGTCCGGTAGCTGGTGGAGCAGCGCGGCGGTGACCCACGGGCTGGTGGCCCTGTTCGCCATGGGCTCCTGGATATCCGTCAACAGCCTGTGGGTCGAGCTGCCGGTGATAGTGAACGTGCTGCCCGAAG GATGGAACCTGCCGGCCTATCTCTCGGTGCTGATCGCGTTCGGGAACGTCGGTCCGATAGCGGTGACCGTCACGCACCACTGCGCTCCGGGGCGCCTGAACGAACGCCTCGTCATCCACTGCGTCCAGGCGCTGGCCATCGTGGCGTCCGCTCTCCTCGCCGTCTTCTGGTCGCACACCGTCGCGATCGCCGGAGGCGAGAGGTCGCTGCTCTTCCTGCTCTTCGCCTTCGTGCTGTCGACGGTCTGCTGCACCTCCAACGTCACCTTCCTGCCCTTCATGTTCAGCTACCCCTCCCAGTACATCCGTACGTTCTTCATCGGGCAGGGCCTCAGCGCCTTGTTCCCGTGCATCGTGGCGTTGGGGCAAGGCGTCGGCAAGCTGCAGTGCCCGACGGTGAACGGCACGGTGCGGCCGGAGTATTTGAAGGAGAACTTTCCGGCGCAGAACTTCTTCTGGTTCCTGTGCGTCATGCTGTGCGTCTCGGCTCTGAGCTTCCAGGCTTTGATGCGGAGGCGGACGAAGTCGCCGGAAAACGCACCGCGACAGGAGGCGGGCGACGCGGCAAAaggcggagaggaggcgcaccCGCTGCACAACGGCGGCACAACGGCGTCGGAGGAGCGGCCGCAGGCGTTTTGGACGCGGCGGAACGTTTACCTGCTGGCGCTGCTCGCCGTCTCCAACGCCCTCACCAACGGCGTTCTGCCCTCCGTGCAGAGCTTCTCCTGTCTGCCCTACGGGCCCGTGGCCTTTCACCTCTCCGTCGTCCTCGGCAACATCGCCAACCCGCTGGCCTGCTTCCTCGCCATGTTTGTTGTCCTGAG GTCCTACACTGGTCTGGGCCTCTTGTTTTCAGCAGGAGGCGTATTCGCTGCGTACCTCATGGCGTTGGCAGTCCTCAGTCCCTGCCCGCCACTTTTGGGAAGCTCTGCTGGCGTGGCCTTGGTG GTCGTCTCCGGGATCGTTTTCACCGGCCTCTACTCCTACATGAAGGTGGTGATCGGGACTCTGCTGCACGAGGCGGGTCACGCCGCCCTGCTGTGGTGCGGCATCTCCATCCAGGCCGGCTCCCTCATCGGAGCCCTCGCCATGTTCCCTCTGGTGAACGTCTATCCCGTGTTCAAGCGGGCTCAGGAATGCGTGAATAACTGCACCCGCACATAA
- the si:ch73-196l6.5 gene encoding riboflavin transporter 2: MSLLTHLWVCLFGMGSWVSINGLWVELPLVVPQIPEGWYLPSYLSVLIQMANVGPLLVTLMHRFRPGALNEAAVIYAVIGLGTAASFLLAFFWKETAVVAGAPRSVALLVLTFFLATVDCTSSVTFLPFMMRLQPRYLTTYYIGEGLSGLLPALVALIQGVGVVNCINGTRSLDHTLNSSDSSVTFDLQAQYQPANFSAEVFFFFLSAMMLVCLAAFLLLNYHPSVARERPVGYTDRGKDKSQRDRKWAEQKPMIDPYRAASQKPRSGFGTGSYSWTQVFYIFAILAWTNALTNVVLPSVQSYSCLPYGNNVYHLSATMAAVANPLACFVAMFFPIRSLLLLGVLTVTGSGVAAYIMSMAALSPCPLLVHETSGGVVIVLAWVLFILTLSYVKVIIGLILRDEGHSALVWCGAVVQLGSLLGAVTMFPVVSVYSFFSSGDPCNTRCK, encoded by the exons ATGTCCCTCCTCACCCacctgtgggtgtgtctgtTCGGGATGGGCTCCTGGGTCTCCATCAACGGGCTGTGGGTGGAGCTGCCCCTCGTCGTCCCCCAGATCCCCGAGGGTTGGTACCTGCCGTCGTACCTCTCCGTCCTCATCCAGATGGCGAACGTCGGGCCGCTCCTCGTCACGCTGATGCACCGCTTCCGGCCCGGCGCCCTGAACGAAGCGGCCGTCATCTACGCCGTCATCGGCCTGGGCACGGCCGCCAGCTTCCTGCTGGCTTTCTTCTGGAAGGAGACCGCGGTGGTGGCGGGCGCCCCTCGCAGCGTGGCCCTGCTCGTCTTGACTTTCTTCCTCGCCACCGTCGACTGCACGTCCTCCGTCACCTTCCTGCCCTTCATGATGCGTCTCCAGCCTCGGTACCTGACCACCTACTACATCGGGGAGGGCTTGAGCGGCCTGCTGCCCGCCTTGGTGGCTCTGATCCAGGGAGTCGGAGTGGTCAACTGCATCAACGGCACGCGGTCTTTGGACCACACCTTGAACTCCTCCGACAgctcggtgacctttgacctccaggcTCAATATCAGCCGGCCAACTTCTCCGCCgaggtgtttttcttcttcctcagcGCCATGATGCTGGTGTGCCTGGCGGCGTTCCTGCTGCTGAACTACCACCCGTCCGTGGCCAGAGAGCGCCCCGTCGGGTACACCGACAGGGGGAAGGACAAATCTCagcgggacaggaagtgggcggAGCAGAAGCCCATGATAGATCCGTACAGAGCCGCGAGCCAGAAGCCCAGGAGCGGCTTCGGGACCGGCTCGTACAGCTGGACGCAGGTGTTTTACATCTTTGCGATCCTGGCCTGGACCAACGCGCTGACCAACGTGGTGCTTCCCTCGGTGCAGTCCTACTCGTGTCTGCCCTACGGGAACAACGTTTATCACTTATCGGCCACCATGGCTGCCGTGGCAAACCCTCTCGCCTGCTTCGTCGCCATGTTCTTCCCCATaag atctctgctgctgctgggagtTCTCACGGTGACCGGAAGTGGGGTCGCAGCCTACATCATGAGCATGGCAGCGCTCAGTCCGTGTCCGCTGCTGGTTCACGAGACTTCCGGCGGCGTCGTCATC GTGCTGGCCTGGGTCCTGTTTATTCTCACTCTCTCCTACGTGAAGGTGATCATCGGCCTGATCCTGCGAGACGAGGGCCACAGCGCCCTCGTGTGGTGCGGAGCGGTAGTGCagctgggctccctgctgggagCCGTGACCATGTTTCCCGTGGTCAGCGTGTACAGCTTCTTCTCATCCGGGGACCCGTGCAACACCAGATGTAAATGA